In ANME-2 cluster archaeon, the genomic stretch ATGACCCCTGTATCAAGATAGCGGGCGGCAGGACGGTGTTCGCACCTCTTGATCCCGGGAATGATTTCAATCCCATGGATGTGGCCAGTTATATTACTCCAAAAACAAAGCTGATCGTCGTGAACAGCCCGAGCAATCCCACGGGGGGTATTTTTACCAGGGATGTACTCCAGGAAATTGCAGACCTTGCTATTGATCATGATATCACTGTGCTTTCGGACGAGATATATGAGAAGATAATTTACGATCATGAACACGTAAGCATTGGCAGCCTGCCCGGTATGGAAGACCGTACCATAACCGTGAACGGTTTTTCAAAAGCATATGCCATGACCGGCTGGAGACTGGGATATCTTGCCACCTCCCATGAACTGTACACATCCATGTCAAAATTGCAGAGCCACAGTGTCAGCAGTGCCACTACATTTGTCCAGTGGGCGGGTGTGGAAGCGCTAAAAGGCGACCAGTCATTCATTCCTGAGATGGTTACCGAGTTCAAGGCACGGCGGGACCTGCTGGTGGATGGGTTGAACAATATGGGCATCAAGTGCAATTATCCCGCCGGGGCGTTCTATGCTTTTGCCGACGTGAGTGAATACGGCAACGGGGATGATGTATGCGAAAAGCTCCTCACAGAAGCCTATGTGGCTGCCACGCCAGGCAGTGCTTTTGGTCCCCACAGCATGGACTTTATCCGGTTATCCTATGCTACCAGCAGGAAGCGGATACAGACCGCACTCGAGCGTATCGAACAGACGCTGGGATAAATCGCAACCTTCATTTTTTGAATTTTTTTGATTATTTAATGTCTATCCACATAAAACAGGAAAGCTGTAATACCTACCAGGATCGTCATCAATGTCAGGATAACGGTACCGGATGTTCTTTCCTGTGTACGGGGGATAGTCCCAGATGGTATACTGATATTCGCGACAACCTGTCCAATACTGTCGCTCAATACTGTGCTGTTTGTAAGACCCCTGAACTCCTGGTAAACAAATTGTTGGGTTGAATCTTTATCGGTTATTAATAATGTAATCGGGACGGTCCTTATATTGAATTCAAGCCCGGCAAGGGGATTGTCGTCCAGGTTTACATAGATGAATGCGATATTGCGGGAATAATTCTCTTCTAATTTTTTGACAATAGGTGATTGTTCCTGGCAAAAATGACAGTAATCTGAATAGAAATAAACAAATACCG encodes the following:
- the traF gene encoding conjugal transfer protein TraF; the protein is MIPSYRMILKCFISLFLLVLVTFTVTAEDPQTLNAKINSNLNNNTPVFVYFYSDYCHFCQEQSPIVKKLEENYSRNIAFIYVNLDDNPLAGLEFNIRTVPITLLITDKDSTQQFVYQEFRGLTNSTVLSDSIGQVVANISIPSGTIPRTQERTSGTVILTLMTILVGITAFLFYVDRH
- a CDS encoding pyridoxal phosphate-dependent aminotransferase, which encodes MVSTRLQSIEESATLRMTNLANELKREGHDVISFSLGEPDFDTPKNITDAAVESLRRGDTHYSPSSGIPELRLAIAEKLNEENNLNIEPAHIIVTPGAKQAVFEAILAVLNEGDEAILFDPAWVSYDPCIKIAGGRTVFAPLDPGNDFNPMDVASYITPKTKLIVVNSPSNPTGGIFTRDVLQEIADLAIDHDITVLSDEIYEKIIYDHEHVSIGSLPGMEDRTITVNGFSKAYAMTGWRLGYLATSHELYTSMSKLQSHSVSSATTFVQWAGVEALKGDQSFIPEMVTEFKARRDLLVDGLNNMGIKCNYPAGAFYAFADVSEYGNGDDVCEKLLTEAYVAATPGSAFGPHSMDFIRLSYATSRKRIQTALERIEQTLG